The stretch of DNA CGTGACAGTCCCCTGCTCTTTGAAGAGCGGCGGATACAGCGCGAGTTGCGGTTCCGTCAAGCCAACATTCGGCCCCTCGTCTTGCGCAACGACGACCGGTGCCACCTCACGTCCGGCCACTGATTTAGGCACCATCAGGGGAAGAATCTCGTCCTTGAGACGACCCTCTCGAATCGCTTTGAACGCCCGGCGGTGGCTCTCCACGGCGAATCGATCCTGCTCCTCGCGACCGATGCCAAACTCCTCGGCCAAGTTCTCGGCCGTCCGGCCCATTAATTGGCCACAAAACGCATCGGTCAATCCTTCCCAGATGCTGTCGATCAATTCGGCGTTGCGAAGCCGCTTTCCCCACCGCATGTCCCGAGAAACAAACGGAGCGCGGCTCATGCTCTCCACTCCCCCCACAACCTGCACGTCCGCGTCATCGCTTTGAATGTTCTGATAGGCATTGACGAAGGGTTGGAGGCCGGATGAGCAGTTTCGCTGCACCGAATAAGCCGGGGTACGGACCGGAAGTCCGGCCATGAGCGCCATCACGCGCGCGACGTTGTACGCATCACTCGTGTGGCCGACGGAACCCACGATCACTTCGTCGATGAGCCGGGGATCCACCTTGGCGCGCGAGACCGCTTCACGCACGACCAATTCGCCCATCTTGTGCGGCGGGAGGTCTTTCAGTGCGCCGCCAAAGTTGCCGATGGGTGTCCGCACGCCGGCTACAATGACGACGTCTTTCATCGCGAC from Nitrospira sp. encodes:
- a CDS encoding thiolase family protein encodes the protein MKDVVIVAGVRTPIGNFGGALKDLPPHKMGELVVREAVSRAKVDPRLIDEVIVGSVGHTSDAYNVARVMALMAGLPVRTPAYSVQRNCSSGLQPFVNAYQNIQSDDADVQVVGGVESMSRAPFVSRDMRWGKRLRNAELIDSIWEGLTDAFCGQLMGRTAENLAEEFGIGREEQDRFAVESHRRAFKAIREGRLKDEILPLMVPKSVAGREVAPVVVAQDEGPNVGLTEPQLALYPPLFKEQGTVTAGNSCPLSDGAAAAIVMSAARARELDCRPLGRIRGYAFIGVEPTRMGIGPAEALPLALGRAGVTLADLELIELNEAFAVQYLAVERVLGLKRELVNVNGGAIALGHPVGMTGARLVITLLYEMQRRGVALGAVALCVGGGQGAAMVLERT